From Alteromonas australica, one genomic window encodes:
- a CDS encoding DnaT-like ssDNA-binding domain-containing protein has protein sequence MSNGLTQAELAALSSPLANDARVLYFLGLRPTANLATTATAPIDYKPLLALLNGDNKEQPYQRGRQINSLLKQLEQAGLVALPSEIDLAHSINGKSLLLPLLTVSNDSFDTLHKSHYVMSPSWKPNLALFEEMAGLIGIIDAEYNEEDVGEFIAYWLGRPNALFSEFQWTQKFAYTMKRKRVASGYEPTRKIGSQQVKVAPGIEADDNARKLVEKYATSTKKS, from the coding sequence ATGAGCAATGGCTTAACCCAAGCAGAACTCGCTGCCCTATCGTCGCCCCTTGCAAACGATGCGCGAGTCCTCTACTTCTTGGGATTACGCCCCACGGCCAACTTAGCCACAACAGCCACAGCGCCTATTGATTACAAACCGTTATTAGCATTGCTAAATGGGGATAATAAAGAACAACCATATCAGCGGGGTCGTCAAATCAATAGCTTGCTAAAGCAACTAGAGCAAGCCGGACTTGTGGCACTTCCCAGCGAAATAGACTTAGCTCACTCAATTAACGGTAAATCTCTCCTCTTACCGCTTTTAACCGTATCCAATGACAGTTTTGATACTTTACACAAATCTCACTACGTCATGTCACCCTCATGGAAACCTAATTTGGCCTTGTTTGAAGAAATGGCAGGGTTAATAGGTATTATTGATGCTGAGTATAATGAAGAAGATGTAGGCGAGTTTATCGCCTACTGGTTAGGGCGTCCCAACGCACTATTTAGTGAGTTTCAATGGACACAAAAGTTTGCCTATACCATGAAACGAAAACGAGTCGCTTCTGGCTATGAGCCCACTCGAAAAATAGGCAGCCAACAAGTGAAAGTTGCGCCAGGCATAGAAGCGGATGATAATGCAAGAAAGCTGGTAGAAAAATACGCCACATCAACAAAGAAGAGTTGA